In Silene latifolia isolate original U9 population chromosome X, ASM4854445v1, whole genome shotgun sequence, the following proteins share a genomic window:
- the LOC141623177 gene encoding F-box protein At5g67140 isoform X1 — MQNNMWDFKKEGDIETLPTDLLSHIFFFISSFPDLAQASCVSKKWREGVKQSLGRRKSLNFSGCIIDDVSFARLVHLAFSLTELDISRSRWGCQITDNGLFQISMAKCAGNLTSVSLWGMTGITDKGVVQLVSRATNLQHLNIGGTFITDESLFAIGNNCIHLKSIVLWSCRHVTEIGLLFLVNKCRKLESINVWGTRVPLDFFIGLLTISPALQIRPTSLLPNAEAIPV, encoded by the exons ATGCAAAATAATATGTGGGATTTTAAGAAAGAAGGAGACATAGAGACTCTTCCTACTGATCTCCTCTCTcatatcttcttcttcatctcctCCTTTCCTGATTTAGCTCA GGCGAGCTGTGTAAGCAAGAAATGGAGGGAAGGGGTGAAACAGTCACTAGGAAGGAGGAAAAGTCTAAACTTTTCAGGTTGTATCATTGATGACGTCTCCTTTGCTCGTCTTGTTCATCTTGCCTTCTCCCTTACGGAACTTGACAT ATCGAGGAGTCGATGGGGATGTCAAATTACTGACAATGGATTGTTCCAAATATCAATGGCAAAATGTGCTGGAAATTTGACCTCAGTTTCTCTCTGGGGTATGACTGGAATCACAGACAAGGGTGTTGTTCAACTG GTCTCAAGAGCCACTAACTTGCAGCACCTGAACATTGGCGGGACTTTCATCACTGACGAATCCCTGTTTGCTATCGGAAATAACTGCATCCATCTCAAG AGCATCGTCCTGTGGAGTTGTCGCCATGTGACCGAGATTGGACTTCTCTTCCTTGTAAATAAGTGTAGGAAGCTTGAATCAATAAACGTGTGGGGAACGAGAGTTCCTCTAGACTTTTTCATTGGCCTGCTTACTATCAGCCCTGCTCTGCAGATCAGGCCTACTAGTCTACTGCCTAATGCAGAAGCCATTCCGGTATGA
- the LOC141617115 gene encoding putative 1-acylglycerol-3-phosphate O-acyltransferase, with amino-acid sequence MVTFDSKDDAPTMAMVHGYCTSHGFFFHNFDALARQFRVITIDQLGWGGSSMPDFTCKSTEDSEAWFIDSLGEWNKAMKLNSFILLGHSFGVYIASKYALNHPEHVQRLILVGPVGFAAQTEIRVSQKI; translated from the exons ATGGTTACCTTTGACAGCAAGGATGATGCCCCCACCATGGCTATGGTTCATGGATATTGTACCTCTCATGGCTTCTTCTTTCATAATTTTGATGCATTGGCCCGTCAATTTAGGGTTATTACAATTGATCAACTTGG TTGGGGTGGATCAAGCATGCCTGATTTTACatgtaaaagtacagaag ATTCAGAAGCATGGTTTATCGATTCTTTGGGGGAATGGAATAAAGCCATGAAACTCAACAGTTTCATTCTTCTTGGGCATTCATTTGGGGTTTACATTGCTTCTAAATATGCTCTCAAT CACCCTGAGCATGTCCAACGCTTGATTTTAGTTGGACCAGTTGGATTTGCAGCACAGACAGAAATAAGAGTTTCTCAGAAAATTTAG
- the LOC141623176 gene encoding PI-PLC X domain-containing protein At5g67130 — MLLLNFLNHPIFHILLLFSAPFFNASLACSNGNCQLLETCSAPTDCAPGMYCGNCPSANKRQPVCTRGQVTIPTSVISGLPFNKYTWLVTHNAFSNVNAPSLPGVQRITFYNQEDTVTNQLRNGVRGLMLDMYDFQNDIWLCHSFQGQCYNITAFGTAIDTLREVEAFLSSNPSEIVTIIIEDYVHAPKGLTRLFANAGLDKYWYPMSKMPRKGEDWPTVNDMVQKNHRLVVFTSDASKEESEGIAYQWRYMLENEPGDPGVKDGSCPNRKESKKLNSKSSSLFLMNYFPTYPVEDEACKENSAPLAEMVGTCYKAAGNVMPNFVAVNFYLRSDGPGVFDILDRMNGRTLCGCNTVTACQPGSPFGVCKNIPAPSIATPTTPSFTGSFSGSVQLSGYAPVASYPDLLLTCSIHLVLLFLAFL, encoded by the exons ATGTTGCTGCTCAACTTCCTAAACCATCCTATTTTCCACATTTTGTTACTCTTTTCTGCTCCTTTTTTCAATGCCTCCTTAGCTTGCTCTAACGGCAACTGCCAG CTTTTGGAGACATGTTCAGCACCTACTGATTGTGCACCTGGAATGTACTGTGGCAACTGCCCTTCTGCTAATAAACGTCAACCTGTCTGTACTAGAGGCCAAGTTACCATACCAACCTCAGTT ATAAGTGGGCTGCCTTTTAACAAGTACACATGGCTAGTGACTCACAATGCATTTTCCAATGTGAATGCACCGTCGTTGCCTGGTGTTCAAAGAATCACATTTTACAATCAAGAAGATACAGTGACTAATCAGTTAAGG AATGGAGTACGAGGATTGATGCTGGACATGTACGATTTTCAGAATGACATTTGGCTCTGCCATTCGTTCCAGGGGCAGTGTTACAACATCACtgcattt GGAACGGCAATCGACACTTTGAGGGAAGTGGAAGCATTTTTGAGTTCTAATCCCTCTGAAATAGTGACCATTATAATTGAGGATTATGTCCATGCTCCAAAAGGGTTAACTCGTCTCTTTGCGAATGCTGGACTGGACAAGTATTGGTATCCAATGTCCAAGATGCCTAGAAAAGGTGAAGATTGGCCAACAGTGAATGATATGGTTCAAAAAAATCATCGGTTAGTGGTTTTCACTTCAGATGCTTCAAAGGAGGAATCTGAAGGAATTGCTTATCAGTGGAGATATATGCTGGAAAATGAAC CTGGAGATCCTGGAGTGAAAGATGGTTCATGTCCCAACAGAAAAGAATCAAAGAAGCTAAATTCAAAGTCTTCTTCACTCTTTTTGATGAACTACTTTCCAACATATCCTGTTGAAGATGAAGCTTGCAAAGAGAACTCTGCCCCTTTGGCTGAAATGGTGGGAACCTGCTATAAAGCTGCAGGGAATGTTATGCCTAACTTTGTCGCAGTGAACTTCTACCTG AGGAGTGATGGACCAGGAGTTTTCGACATTTTGGATAGGATGAACGGTCGGACATTGTGTGGGTGTAACACCGTGACTGCCTGCCAG CCAGGGTCGCCTTTTGGAGTTTGCAAAAACATACCAGCTCCAAGTATAGCTACGCCTACTACCCCAAGTTTCACTGGTAGCTTTTCAGGATCCGTCCAGCTATCTGGATATGCTCCTGTTGCCTCTTACCCGGACTTATTACTCACTTGTTCAATCCACTTAGTGTTGTTATTTTTAGCATTTCTATAG
- the LOC141623177 gene encoding F-box protein At5g67140 isoform X2, producing MSALQLTLILRERASCVSKKWREGVKQSLGRRKSLNFSGCIIDDVSFARLVHLAFSLTELDISRSRWGCQITDNGLFQISMAKCAGNLTSVSLWGMTGITDKGVVQLVSRATNLQHLNIGGTFITDESLFAIGNNCIHLKSIVLWSCRHVTEIGLLFLVNKCRKLESINVWGTRVPLDFFIGLLTISPALQIRPTSLLPNAEAIPV from the exons aTGAGCGCACTACAGCTAACTCTTATTCTTAGAGAACG GGCGAGCTGTGTAAGCAAGAAATGGAGGGAAGGGGTGAAACAGTCACTAGGAAGGAGGAAAAGTCTAAACTTTTCAGGTTGTATCATTGATGACGTCTCCTTTGCTCGTCTTGTTCATCTTGCCTTCTCCCTTACGGAACTTGACAT ATCGAGGAGTCGATGGGGATGTCAAATTACTGACAATGGATTGTTCCAAATATCAATGGCAAAATGTGCTGGAAATTTGACCTCAGTTTCTCTCTGGGGTATGACTGGAATCACAGACAAGGGTGTTGTTCAACTG GTCTCAAGAGCCACTAACTTGCAGCACCTGAACATTGGCGGGACTTTCATCACTGACGAATCCCTGTTTGCTATCGGAAATAACTGCATCCATCTCAAG AGCATCGTCCTGTGGAGTTGTCGCCATGTGACCGAGATTGGACTTCTCTTCCTTGTAAATAAGTGTAGGAAGCTTGAATCAATAAACGTGTGGGGAACGAGAGTTCCTCTAGACTTTTTCATTGGCCTGCTTACTATCAGCCCTGCTCTGCAGATCAGGCCTACTAGTCTACTGCCTAATGCAGAAGCCATTCCGGTATGA